In Bos mutus isolate GX-2022 chromosome 10, NWIPB_WYAK_1.1, whole genome shotgun sequence, a single window of DNA contains:
- the BCL2L10 gene encoding bcl-2-like protein 10 has product MVDPFRERTARLLMDYLEFCAREPGTPAPAPSTPEAAVLRHVAARIQEANRNVLPLYRRCRRHRVELVARMAQRLLDEDPGPSWGRVASLVTFAGSLLERPPQTTRRQEKRDDDGVSRDCRLLVALLCAQFCERHRAWLMANGGWDGFCLFFSHSFQPSWERQLVWFFLSYWTAIIIIYFWIKLSANMDPAKLVSSQGNNICVDKKPA; this is encoded by the exons ATGGTGGACCCGTTTAGGGAGCGCACCGCCCGGCTGCTGATGGACTACCTGGAGTTCTGCGCCCGGGAGCCCGGCACTCCAGCTCCTGCGCCGTCCACGCCTGAGGCTGCCGTGCTGCGCCACGTGGCCGCACGTATCCAGGAAGCAAATCGAAACGTCTTGCCCCTATACCGCCGCTGCCGCAGGCACCGCGTCGAGCTGGTGGCCAGGATGGCGCAGAGGCTACTCGACGAAGACCCTGGCCCCAGCTGGGGCCGCGTGGCCTCACTCGTGACCTTTGCGGGGTCGCTGCTGGAGAGGCCACCGCAGACGACCCGACGGCAGGAGAAGAGAGACGACGACGGCGTTAGCAGGGACTGTCGGCTCCTGGTGGCCCTTCTGTGTGCTCAGTTCTGCGAAAGGCACCGCGCCTGGCTGATGGCTAACGGCGGCTGG GATGGATTTTGTCTCTTCTTCAGCCACTCATTCCAGCCATCTTGGGAAAGACAGCTGGTCTGGTTTTTCCTCTCATACTGGACAGCAATAATCATAATCTACTTCTGGATAAAATTATC AGCCAACATGGACCCAGCCAAGCTTGTCAGCAGCCAGGGGAATAACATCTGTGTGGATAAAAAGCCAGCCTAG